The following coding sequences are from one Dermacentor andersoni chromosome 5, qqDerAnde1_hic_scaffold, whole genome shotgun sequence window:
- the Alg13 gene encoding UDP-N-acetylglucosamine transferase subunit ALG13 has translation MKTVFVTVGTTSFDELIETVVSPEVLAVLNSQGYTKVLLQVGKGSTPKVEGHVEPSVESYNFKDSLTRDINEASLVISHGGAGSILQALRAGKKLVAVVNDKLLHNHQSELAGQLHKEGYLLYCTCKDLQATLEEMEPSRLRTFPEPNLNRFPQLLDGIMGWS, from the exons ATGAAGACCGTGTTTGTTACTGTGGGAACAACCTCCTTCGACGAGCTCATCGAGACTGTTGTATCGCCGGAGGTGCTAGCT GTCCTGAATAGCCAAGGTTACACGAAGGTTCTCCTTCAAGTAGGCAAAGGGAGCACACCTAAAGTTGAAGGACACGTTGAGCCATCTGTGGAAAGCTACAACTTCAAGGATTCCTTAACCAGAGACATAAACGAAGCTTCACTGGTGATAAGTCATGGAG GTGCGGGCAGCATACTCCAAGCTCTCAGGGCCGGGAAGAAGCTGGTTGCGGTAGTGAACGACAAGCTGCTCCACAACCACCAGAGTGAATTGGCGGGCCAGTTACACAAGGAGGGATATCTGCTCTATTGTACTTGCAA AGACCTGCAGGCCACTCTGGAGGAAATGGAACCAAGTCGCTTGAGGACCTTTCCGGAGCCAAACCTGAACCGCTTTCCGCAGCTGCTGGACGGCATAATGGGCTGGTCATAG